Below is a window of Anaerobacillus alkaliphilus DNA.
GTTACACCGTGTATTAAAAACGTTTGATGTTGATGTTCGATTAAGGAGTGGAAAATTGGAGTGATAACGTCTTGTTGATGTGCTGTTAATGGTAATGGTTCTGTTTTTTTAAATCTTCGATTGACATAAGGGTCACGCATTACCTCTACTTCTTTTTCGGTTAAAACTAATTTGTCCACTAACGATTTTATCGTGCTTCTTGTTGTGTCGGTTTGCTCCATCAGGGCACTTACGGAAATTGGCTCAGGATTATCTAAAAAATACTCGATCACCCGTTTTTGCTTTAATGCCCGGTTATCCAGTTGATGAAGTTGGTTAGTTAATGAATTTACTGAAACCGGTTCTACAACCCTAATTGTCTTTTGAGTTACCTTATCGTTAACCTTATGAATTACTTCTAATAAACCTTGCGTTACTCCTTTTTTTACCAATACTAATAATTGCTTATCTCCCGAAGTAATTAACTCTTCCCAATCTACAACCTTTCGATGTTTAAACCATTCTCTAACTTCAATAGGTAGCTCTTGAAGATATTCATGGTTCGTTAGCATAACTTCCTTTTTATACTTAGCTTTCAAGGCAGCAGGTAACATTGATTGATATGCTGTTATTTTAAAACAAAGTGCATTCGTCGTCAGCCAATCACCTAATTCTAACAATTCATTCGTCAGAACTGGAGTTACATCAAGCACCTCATCAATTTCCTTCAATTTGGCTAGGTCTGATTCATTACTAGTATGAATAACAAATCCTTGAACTTTCCTTGGACCGAAAGGCACAATGACTCTCATACCACTTTCAACCATACCCTGAAGGTGAGTAGGTACTTTATAATCAAAAAGACGATCAGTTCCACCTGTCGGAACATCAACGACAACTTGTACAATCATTCTACATTTTCCTTTAATAGTAGTTCTATTTCATTTAATAGGTTACTAGCAACTTCCTGTTTACTCATTAACGGTAGGGAAACTGATGTCCCATCTTTTTTAAACATGGTGACTATATTTGTATCACCTTCAAATCCAGCACCAGACTGAAGGATACTATTGGCAACGATCATATCTAGATTTTTCCGACGTAATTTATCCTGAGCATAATACTCAACTTGTTCACTCTCTGCAGCGAAGCCAATCAATAGTTGATGTGTCTTTTCTGTACCTAGCGTATGTAAGATATCAGTTGTTCTCTCCATCTCAATCGACCAATCACTTGGTTGTTTTTTTATTTTTTGGTCTGCGACAAGTTTCGGACGATAATCTGCAACTGCTGCTGATTTAACTACCACGTCAACATTTCGGTAATGCTCCATGACACTTTCATACATGTCGTTTGCAGATTTCACTTGAACGAAATGAACATTGGCTGGCGGTTGAAGGTTCGTTGGGCCTGACACTAATATTACATTAGCTCCACGTTTTGCTGCTTCTTCGGCAATAGCATAACCCATTTTTCCGGAAGAGCGATTTGTAAAGTATCGAACGGGGTCAAGCCTCTCTTGAGTAGGTCCTGCGGTTACTAGTACTGTTTTATTTTGCAAAGGTGAAGATTGTGGTTTAAAAAAACCTTCTAAATTAGTGATAATATCTTCCGGTTCCATCAATCTACCTTTTCCTACATACCCGCATGCTAGATAACCTTCACTAGGGCTTAATAGCTTATAGCCAAAAGACTTTAATTTCTCTAAATTTGCCTTTACGGCCGGATGTTCATACATATGTACATTCATAGCAGGAGCCACCAAAACAGGGGCTGTAGTTGCCAAAATCATTGTTGAAATTAAATCGTCAGCAATCCCATTAGCAATCTTTCCAATCATATTTGCCGTTGCAGGAGCAACTAAGACAACATCTGGCCAGTCGGCGATATCTATATGTGTAATTTTTGTAGGATCCTTTTCGTCAAATGTATCAACATAAACCGGTTCTCTTGATAATGACTGAAAGGAAAGTGGCGTCACGAACTTTGAAGCACCCTCTGTCATAGCTACTTTTACAACGGCACCGGCCTGTGTTAATTTACTAGTAAGGGCACACGCTTTATAGACAGCAATTCCTCCAGTTACGCATAATAAAACCTTTTTCCCCGTTAACATTCCATCCCCTCCAAAAATATAGTTTTCATGAATTAATTGTAATTGTACAAAAAAAGAGATGACTCATTTTAGGCGTAACCCTACCTATTATATATGATTTAGCTACAAGCCACGAAAGAAAAGCCTTGTTAACTAATATATAATAGGGGTTAGTTACCACAATTGAGTCATCCCCTCTGCAAAATTTATTATTCTTCTTCTCTACGTTTAAAGGAAAGTTGCCCTGCAGAAATCTCTTCAAGTGCCTTTCCAACTTGTTTATATGATTTCGGTTTTTCTACCATTAAATCATGTTCATTTGACTCTTTAAGATAGCGAGCTCTTTTTGAAGAAACAGTGACCAGTGTATATTTCGAATCTAGCTTCGTTAATAAATTATCAATTGATGGGTATAACATTACTCAGCCTCCACTAACTGTTGATATTTTGCGATTAATCGATCTTTACGACAATGTTCCGCTGTCACAATTGCCTTAATCCGTTCAACTGCAAGATGGACTTCGTCGTTTTCAACAACATAGTCATACTTGCTCATCATTTCAATCTCATCTTTAGCGACAGTCATTCGATTGTTTATCAAATCTTCTGTTTCTGTACCACGTCCAACTATTCGGTTTCTAAGTTCAGCAAGACTAGGTGGCATTAAAAAGATAAATACTCCCTCGGCAAACTTTTCTCTGACCTTTAAGGCACCTTGAACTTCAATTTCAAGAATGATGTCATTCCCTTCACTCAACGTTTTTTCAACGTAATCTACCGGTGTTCCGTAAAAGTTGCCGACATATTCAGCCCATTCTAGGAGCTGA
It encodes the following:
- the coaBC gene encoding bifunctional phosphopantothenoylcysteine decarboxylase/phosphopantothenate--cysteine ligase CoaBC codes for the protein MLTGKKVLLCVTGGIAVYKACALTSKLTQAGAVVKVAMTEGASKFVTPLSFQSLSREPVYVDTFDEKDPTKITHIDIADWPDVVLVAPATANMIGKIANGIADDLISTMILATTAPVLVAPAMNVHMYEHPAVKANLEKLKSFGYKLLSPSEGYLACGYVGKGRLMEPEDIITNLEGFFKPQSSPLQNKTVLVTAGPTQERLDPVRYFTNRSSGKMGYAIAEEAAKRGANVILVSGPTNLQPPANVHFVQVKSANDMYESVMEHYRNVDVVVKSAAVADYRPKLVADQKIKKQPSDWSIEMERTTDILHTLGTEKTHQLLIGFAAESEQVEYYAQDKLRRKNLDMIVANSILQSGAGFEGDTNIVTMFKKDGTSVSLPLMSKQEVASNLLNEIELLLKENVE
- the rpoZ gene encoding DNA-directed RNA polymerase subunit omega, which encodes MLYPSIDNLLTKLDSKYTLVTVSSKRARYLKESNEHDLMVEKPKSYKQVGKALEEISAGQLSFKRREEE
- the gmk gene encoding guanylate kinase, coding for MKKERGLLIVLSGPSGVGKGTVCGALRKQDTDILYSVSATTRTPREGEIDGVNYFFKTREQFEEMIKHDQLLEWAEYVGNFYGTPVDYVEKTLSEGNDIILEIEVQGALKVREKFAEGVFIFLMPPSLAELRNRIVGRGTETEDLINNRMTVAKDEIEMMSKYDYVVENDEVHLAVERIKAIVTAEHCRKDRLIAKYQQLVEAE